In the Chryseobacterium sp. MYb264 genome, one interval contains:
- the ilvC gene encoding ketol-acid reductoisomerase, whose product MANYFNTLSLRDQLHQLGQAEFMDSAEFSDGVSALKGKKIVVVGCGAQGLNQGLNLRDSGLDVSYTLRQEAIDQKRDSWKNATENNFKVGTYEELIPTADLVINLTPDKQHTSVINAVQPLMKEGATLSYSHGFNIVEEGMQIREDLTVIMVAPKCPGSEVRAEYLRGFGVPTLIAVHPENDPQGKGWAEAKAYCVGTGGHKAGVLKSSFVAEVKSDLMGEQTILCGLLQTGSILSFDKMVEKGVEAGYASKLVQYGVEVITEALKHGGVSGMLDRLSNPAKLKAFELSEELKEIMRPLFQKHQDDIISGEFSKTMMEDWANGDANLLKWRAETGETAFEKTPAGDVKIDEQEYFDNYLLMSAFIRAGVELAFETMVEAGIKPESAYYESLHETPLIANTIARKKLFEMNRVISDTAEYGCYLFDQACKPLLADFMKSVDTDWVGKDFNEGKNGSVDNAQLVHVNDILRNHPVEVVGRKLRQAMTAMKSIKTV is encoded by the coding sequence ATGGCAAATTATTTCAATACCTTATCACTAAGAGATCAGTTACACCAGTTAGGACAGGCAGAATTCATGGATAGCGCAGAGTTTTCAGATGGCGTTTCCGCATTGAAAGGAAAGAAAATCGTAGTGGTAGGATGTGGTGCACAAGGTCTTAATCAAGGTTTAAATCTTAGAGACAGCGGACTGGATGTTTCCTACACCTTGCGTCAGGAAGCTATCGATCAGAAGAGAGATTCCTGGAAAAATGCAACTGAAAATAATTTCAAAGTAGGAACCTATGAAGAATTGATTCCTACCGCGGATCTGGTGATCAATTTAACTCCCGACAAACAGCATACCTCTGTGATCAACGCCGTTCAGCCTTTAATGAAAGAAGGTGCCACTTTATCTTATTCTCACGGATTCAATATCGTGGAAGAAGGAATGCAGATCCGTGAAGATCTTACCGTGATTATGGTTGCTCCAAAATGTCCCGGTTCTGAGGTTCGTGCGGAATATCTTCGTGGTTTCGGGGTTCCCACTTTGATTGCCGTTCATCCTGAAAATGATCCTCAGGGAAAAGGCTGGGCAGAAGCAAAAGCGTATTGCGTGGGAACGGGCGGTCACAAAGCAGGTGTTTTAAAATCATCTTTCGTAGCCGAAGTAAAGTCCGATTTAATGGGTGAACAAACCATTTTGTGTGGACTTTTACAAACGGGTTCTATTCTTTCATTCGATAAAATGGTGGAAAAAGGAGTTGAGGCAGGCTATGCCTCAAAATTGGTACAATATGGTGTTGAGGTGATCACCGAAGCCTTAAAACACGGTGGTGTAAGCGGAATGCTCGACCGGCTTTCGAATCCTGCAAAGCTGAAAGCATTCGAGTTGTCAGAGGAATTGAAAGAAATTATGCGACCGCTTTTCCAAAAACATCAGGATGATATTATTTCGGGCGAATTCTCGAAAACCATGATGGAAGACTGGGCCAATGGGGACGCTAATCTTTTGAAATGGCGAGCAGAAACAGGTGAAACGGCTTTCGAAAAAACTCCGGCGGGCGATGTGAAAATTGATGAACAGGAATATTTTGACAATTATCTTTTGATGTCAGCATTCATCAGAGCAGGTGTTGAACTGGCCTTTGAAACTATGGTGGAAGCAGGAATTAAACCTGAATCTGCATATTATGAGTCGCTTCACGAAACGCCTTTGATTGCCAATACAATCGCCAGAAAAAAACTTTTCGAGATGAATCGTGTGATTTCCGACACTGCAGAATATGGCTGCTATCTTTTCGATCAGGCTTGCAAGCCTTTGTTGGCAGATTTTATGAAATCAGTGGATACAGATTGGGTTGGAAAAGACTTTAACGAAGGCAAAAATGGGTCGGTTGACAATGCTCAGTTGGTTCATGTGAACGATATTCTGAGAAATCATCCTGTAGAAGTGGTTGGCAGAAAACTGCGTCAGGCAATGACCGCGATGAAATCGATTAAAACAGTGTAA
- the ilvB gene encoding biosynthetic-type acetolactate synthase large subunit translates to MNNTLSKIENEEAKLPEAIEISGSKAVLEALLQENVTTIFGYPGGAIMPIYDALYDYSEKLKHILVRHEQGAIHAAQGFARTSGKTGVVFATSGPGATNLVTGLADAMIDSNPIVCITGQVFASLLGTDAFQETDVINITTPVTKWNYQVTDATEIPEAIAKAFHIASTGRPGPVLIDITKNAQLQLFDYKGYQKCSHIRSYRPEPEIRNEYIEKAAELINQAKKPFVLFGQGVILGKAEEEFKTFIEKVNLPAAATVMGLSALPTHHKLHVGMLGMHGNYAPNVMTNECDVLIAVGMRFDDRVTGRLDKYAKQAKVIHLDIDPAEIDKNVKTTVPVWGNCKKTLPLLTALLKNNDHSEWVEKFRELEKEEIKEVIQDELNPTTEVMTMGEVIKVLNELTQGDAIITTDVGQHQMVACRYAHFNSSQSSVTSGGLGTMGFGLPAAIGAWYGAPEKTVVAIIGDGGFQMTLQELGTIMQFGAKVKIMILNNEFLGMVRQWQQLFHDRRYSFVNITSPDFVAVAKGYYIDGQKISEREDLKTALETMLNHDDAYLLEVMVGKENNVFPMVAQGTSVSEIRLK, encoded by the coding sequence ATGAATAATACCTTATCAAAAATAGAAAATGAAGAAGCCAAACTGCCGGAAGCGATAGAGATTTCAGGTTCCAAAGCTGTTTTGGAGGCATTATTACAGGAAAATGTTACAACAATTTTCGGATATCCGGGTGGTGCTATTATGCCCATTTATGATGCTTTGTATGATTATTCAGAAAAACTGAAGCATATTCTGGTTCGCCACGAACAAGGTGCGATTCACGCTGCACAGGGCTTTGCCCGTACTTCAGGAAAAACGGGAGTGGTATTCGCTACAAGCGGTCCCGGTGCGACCAATTTAGTAACAGGTTTGGCCGATGCGATGATAGACAGCAACCCGATTGTCTGCATTACCGGTCAGGTGTTTGCCTCTTTACTGGGAACCGATGCCTTTCAGGAAACGGATGTAATTAACATTACAACGCCGGTTACCAAATGGAATTATCAGGTAACGGACGCAACAGAAATTCCTGAAGCCATTGCCAAAGCTTTTCATATCGCAAGCACAGGCCGCCCCGGTCCGGTCTTGATTGATATTACGAAAAACGCACAGCTGCAATTATTTGATTATAAAGGATATCAGAAATGCAGCCATATCAGAAGCTATCGCCCCGAACCTGAGATCAGAAATGAATATATTGAAAAGGCGGCAGAGCTCATCAATCAGGCAAAAAAGCCATTTGTATTGTTTGGGCAGGGCGTTATTTTAGGAAAAGCGGAGGAGGAATTCAAAACTTTTATTGAGAAGGTCAATCTTCCCGCTGCAGCTACAGTAATGGGATTGAGCGCCCTTCCCACTCATCACAAATTACATGTCGGAATGTTAGGGATGCACGGAAACTACGCGCCCAACGTGATGACCAACGAATGTGATGTCCTGATCGCAGTCGGAATGCGTTTCGATGATCGCGTTACGGGTCGTTTAGATAAATATGCAAAGCAGGCGAAGGTCATTCATCTTGATATTGACCCCGCTGAAATTGATAAAAATGTGAAAACTACGGTTCCTGTTTGGGGAAACTGTAAAAAAACACTTCCACTTTTAACTGCTTTATTGAAAAATAATGACCACTCCGAATGGGTTGAGAAATTCCGCGAACTGGAAAAAGAGGAAATCAAAGAAGTCATTCAGGATGAATTAAATCCAACAACAGAAGTCATGACGATGGGCGAGGTGATCAAAGTATTGAACGAGTTGACCCAAGGTGATGCAATTATTACAACAGACGTCGGTCAGCATCAGATGGTTGCCTGCCGGTACGCGCATTTCAATTCTTCTCAATCCAGTGTAACATCGGGAGGTTTAGGAACAATGGGATTCGGTTTACCTGCCGCCATTGGAGCATGGTATGGGGCTCCTGAAAAAACCGTAGTTGCAATCATTGGTGATGGTGGATTTCAGATGACGCTGCAGGAATTGGGAACCATTATGCAGTTCGGAGCCAAAGTTAAAATTATGATTCTTAACAATGAGTTTTTAGGAATGGTAAGACAGTGGCAACAGCTTTTCCATGACAGACGCTATTCTTTCGTGAATATCACAAGTCCCGATTTTGTGGCTGTAGCAAAAGGATATTATATCGACGGGCAGAAAATTTCTGAAAGGGAAGACCTGAAAACAGCATTAGAGACCATGCTGAATCACGATGATGCCTATCTTCTGGAAGTAATGGTGGGAAAAGAAAATAACGTATTTCCTATGGTAGCTCAGGGAACTTCCGTTTCTGAAATTCGTTTAAAATAA
- the ilvA gene encoding threonine ammonia-lyase — protein MKINKTLNLPALEAVKTARKSIENVVNYTPLQYNARLSEQFGANIFLKREDLQPVRSYKLRGAYNKIKSLFNEGKISDGIVCASAGNHAQGVAFSCKQLRIKGTIFMPVTTPKQKLEQVEMFGGTYAEIRLVGDTFDASKKAAFDFAETSGAAFIHPFDDVQIIEGQATLALEILEQQKEKSDYIFIPIGGGGLASGIATVFKELSKETQLIGVEPKGAPSMKTSIHNGVNTELSEIDGFVDGAAVKRVGDLNFEICRNVLSDCISVDEGKVCDTILQLYNKEAIVLEPAGALSISALEQYRDQIKDKNVVCIVSGSNNDITRMEEIKERALLYKGFKHYFMVKFPQRPGALKDFVLYVLGADDDITHFEYTKKNSRETALAIVGIELSNPNDFEGLKQRMQNLGYFESYLNDNPDVLNMLV, from the coding sequence ATGAAGATAAACAAAACACTTAATTTACCTGCTTTGGAAGCGGTAAAAACAGCCAGAAAAAGTATAGAAAATGTGGTGAATTATACACCACTGCAATATAATGCCCGATTATCAGAACAGTTTGGAGCGAATATTTTTCTGAAAAGAGAAGATTTACAGCCTGTCAGATCCTATAAATTAAGAGGCGCTTACAACAAGATCAAAAGTCTTTTCAATGAAGGCAAAATTTCAGACGGAATTGTATGTGCAAGTGCAGGAAATCACGCACAGGGAGTTGCTTTTTCATGCAAACAGCTTCGGATCAAAGGGACGATTTTTATGCCTGTAACGACTCCAAAGCAGAAGCTTGAACAGGTGGAAATGTTTGGAGGAACGTATGCTGAAATAAGATTGGTGGGAGATACTTTTGATGCATCAAAAAAAGCGGCTTTCGATTTTGCTGAAACTTCAGGCGCAGCGTTTATCCATCCTTTTGATGATGTTCAGATCATTGAAGGGCAGGCGACTTTGGCTTTGGAAATTTTAGAACAGCAAAAAGAAAAATCAGACTATATTTTCATTCCGATTGGTGGCGGTGGTTTAGCATCAGGAATTGCGACGGTTTTTAAAGAATTATCCAAAGAAACCCAACTGATTGGAGTTGAGCCGAAGGGAGCTCCTTCCATGAAAACATCTATTCACAACGGTGTTAATACGGAACTCTCTGAAATTGATGGTTTTGTGGATGGTGCAGCCGTTAAAAGAGTAGGCGACCTGAATTTTGAAATTTGCAGAAATGTGCTTTCTGACTGTATTTCTGTGGATGAAGGGAAAGTGTGTGATACCATTCTTCAGCTCTATAATAAAGAAGCAATTGTTCTGGAGCCGGCGGGTGCTCTGTCTATTTCAGCATTGGAGCAGTATAGAGATCAGATCAAAGATAAAAATGTAGTCTGCATTGTGAGTGGCAGCAATAATGACATCACCAGAATGGAGGAAATTAAAGAAAGAGCCTTGCTGTACAAAGGTTTCAAGCACTATTTTATGGTGAAATTTCCACAGCGTCCGGGCGCTTTGAAGGATTTTGTATTGTATGTATTGGGAGCCGATGATGACATCACACATTTTGAATATACCAAGAAAAATTCAAGGGAAACCGCTTTGGCTATTGTCGGAATAGAGCTTTCCAATCCAAATGATTTTGAAGGATTAAAACAGAGAATGCAGAATCTTGGCTATTTTGAATCATATCTTAATGACAATCCCGATGTGCTGAATATGTTGGTCTGA
- a CDS encoding ATP-binding cassette domain-containing protein yields MSNSILKISNLNFRYDKPIFNDFNWEIAPGEYWMLGGLSGSGKTTLAKIISGEIKNYEGDVEVSFNENSALPKKVMYVSNWFQFSNLEGDRNFYYQQRYNQQAKNDTLTVFAELNHFGKEEDLNFETLEPYLKPFGFENFKNQQLIELSSGEHKKLQLLKALWLKPQILMIDQPYTGLDVKSRQFLNQALEDFMKENITLILISNDDEYPEIVQYFVEIENGKLLHRNSPKEFSKGEERTPKPLPFFLKNNQENEGENLIRLNNINISYGEKQVLRNIDWEVNSGEQWLLQGHNGSGKSTLLSLLNGDHPQAYANEIYLFGQKRGSGESIWDIKEKIGMISPELHWYFDMNANVGQTIASGFFDSMSLYQKLSFDQHQQLEQILFFFDLKEVKNKKLHTLPLGKQRLALLARTLIKKPKLLILDEPCQGMDGEQTQYFNQVIDDLANQGQSLIYVGHFESQLPQKLSHKLVLENGRTTIKTKIKEHIL; encoded by the coding sequence ATGTCAAATTCAATCCTAAAAATTTCAAACCTGAATTTTCGTTACGATAAACCCATTTTCAATGATTTCAATTGGGAAATAGCTCCGGGAGAATACTGGATGTTAGGTGGATTAAGCGGAAGCGGAAAAACAACGTTAGCCAAAATTATTTCGGGAGAAATTAAAAATTATGAGGGAGACGTTGAGGTTAGCTTTAATGAAAATTCAGCATTGCCGAAGAAAGTGATGTATGTTTCCAATTGGTTTCAGTTCAGCAATCTGGAAGGCGACCGCAATTTTTATTATCAGCAGCGGTATAATCAACAGGCAAAAAATGATACGTTAACCGTTTTTGCAGAGCTCAATCATTTTGGAAAAGAAGAAGATTTGAATTTTGAGACTTTAGAGCCGTATTTAAAACCGTTTGGCTTTGAAAATTTTAAAAATCAGCAGCTCATTGAATTATCAAGTGGTGAGCACAAAAAATTACAATTGCTGAAAGCCCTTTGGCTGAAACCTCAGATTTTGATGATCGATCAACCATATACAGGGTTGGATGTGAAATCGAGGCAGTTTCTGAATCAGGCTTTGGAAGATTTTATGAAGGAAAATATAACATTAATCTTAATCAGTAATGACGACGAATATCCGGAAATCGTTCAGTATTTTGTAGAAATAGAAAACGGAAAACTCCTTCACCGGAACTCTCCGAAAGAATTTTCTAAAGGAGAGGAAAGAACGCCGAAACCACTGCCTTTTTTCCTTAAAAATAATCAGGAAAATGAAGGCGAAAATCTTATCAGATTAAACAATATCAATATTTCTTACGGCGAAAAACAGGTTTTACGAAATATTGATTGGGAAGTAAACTCCGGAGAACAGTGGTTGTTGCAGGGGCATAACGGTTCGGGTAAATCAACATTATTAAGTCTGCTCAATGGAGATCATCCACAGGCGTATGCGAACGAAATCTATCTTTTCGGACAGAAACGGGGAAGTGGAGAAAGTATTTGGGACATTAAAGAAAAAATTGGCATGATTTCCCCGGAATTGCATTGGTATTTTGATATGAATGCGAATGTGGGACAAACCATCGCTTCCGGCTTTTTTGATTCGATGAGTCTGTATCAGAAACTGAGCTTTGATCAGCACCAGCAGTTGGAACAGATTCTTTTTTTCTTCGATTTAAAAGAGGTTAAAAACAAAAAACTGCATACACTGCCCTTAGGTAAACAAAGATTGGCATTGCTTGCGAGAACTTTAATAAAAAAACCGAAACTTCTGATTCTGGATGAACCCTGTCAGGGAATGGATGGCGAGCAGACCCAATATTTTAATCAGGTGATTGATGATCTGGCAAATCAGGGACAATCCTTGATTTATGTAGGACATTTTGAATCCCAATTACCCCAAAAATTAAGCCATAAACTCGTTCTGGAAAACGGTCGCACAACAATTAAAACTAAAATAAAAGAACACATACTATAA
- a CDS encoding tetratricopeptide repeat protein: MFPRQTLTKLAVIFFLLILSSYKSQDYSFFPETVKQTAEYYDRGEQVKAMEYNFNALARYKKEKDKEGMSTVYLNIGFLTFSYNQLTESIGYLDKAKEQIRESGSDDPLLQARLYSEYAKNYSRLGMVSRSNLTFDKAIAYAEKVTNEKQRDYMLFYCYIWKRVNFLSDKDSLKSIDRKVVNIMPGGITYTKMADYFIEDKANLDSARFYLDKAMQAPDKDMIGVKAMTLFSYGNLYNALQENEKSSHYYLQALELFKKVKLKNQIRAVYDSLAAHYSRAGDAASSKLYLEKYKIINDSIKREEKLAVDRVVDNLSKEDALDAKKDRYTAYFVIVALIIVFGLFMYIRGRINLLKHLEKDRLLEEKTLRVLKLEKQTSHSFDKVAEMAKNNDPFFLVRFKEVYPEFYENLLQKYPFLTDNDIRLCAYIRLNLSNKEIATFKNLTVRSVETTKYRLKKKLGLDADSNLNTWISEL, translated from the coding sequence ATGTTCCCACGTCAGACCCTTACCAAATTGGCAGTAATTTTTTTTCTGCTGATACTCAGCAGCTATAAAAGCCAGGATTACTCTTTTTTTCCCGAAACCGTAAAACAAACCGCTGAATATTACGATAGGGGAGAACAGGTGAAGGCTATGGAGTATAACTTTAATGCCCTGGCCCGGTATAAAAAAGAGAAGGACAAGGAAGGGATGTCAACAGTTTATCTTAACATTGGTTTTTTAACCTTTTCCTATAATCAGCTTACTGAAAGTATCGGCTATCTGGATAAGGCTAAAGAACAAATCAGGGAATCGGGGTCCGATGATCCCTTATTGCAGGCGAGATTATACAGTGAGTATGCAAAAAACTATTCACGTCTGGGGATGGTAAGCAGATCCAATCTTACTTTCGATAAGGCAATCGCTTATGCTGAGAAGGTGACTAACGAAAAACAGAGGGATTATATGCTGTTTTATTGCTATATATGGAAAAGGGTCAATTTTCTGAGTGATAAAGATTCTCTGAAAAGTATAGACCGCAAGGTAGTGAATATTATGCCGGGAGGAATTACCTATACCAAAATGGCAGATTATTTTATAGAAGATAAAGCGAATCTTGATTCTGCCCGTTTCTATCTCGATAAGGCAATGCAGGCACCGGATAAAGATATGATAGGGGTAAAGGCGATGACTTTATTCAGCTACGGAAACCTCTACAATGCTTTACAGGAAAACGAAAAATCTTCCCACTACTACCTTCAGGCGCTGGAGCTTTTCAAAAAGGTAAAGCTTAAAAACCAGATCCGGGCAGTATATGATTCTTTGGCGGCGCATTACAGCAGAGCCGGAGATGCAGCCTCCTCAAAGCTTTATCTTGAAAAATATAAGATAATCAATGATAGTATTAAAAGGGAAGAAAAGCTGGCTGTTGACCGGGTTGTGGATAATCTTTCAAAAGAAGATGCTCTTGACGCTAAAAAAGATCGTTATACCGCATACTTTGTTATAGTGGCTCTTATTATAGTCTTTGGGCTTTTTATGTATATAAGAGGGCGCATCAATCTTTTAAAACATCTGGAAAAAGACAGATTGCTTGAAGAGAAAACCCTGAGAGTGCTTAAACTTGAAAAACAGACCAGCCATTCATTTGATAAGGTCGCAGAAATGGCCAAAAATAATGACCCTTTTTTTCTTGTACGATTCAAAGAAGTATATCCTGAGTTTTATGAGAATTTACTGCAGAAATACCCATTCCTTACAGACAATGATATCCGGTTGTGTGCTTATATTCGTCTGAACCTTAGTAATAAAGAGATCGCTACTTTTAAAAACCTGACCGTGAGAAGCGTTGAAACTACAAAATACCGTCTGAAGAAGAAACTGGGTCTGGATGCAGATTCTAATCTGAATACCTGGATCAGTGAACTGTAA
- a CDS encoding rhamnogalacturonidase, whose translation MKFRNISPFVLTLFIVLGSSSLKSQDKFPDGTVIPKWFKENKPTDINKLGKKYIITDFGIKNDSTVLQTKQLQAVIDNASKNGGGVVVVPKGTFLISSVFFKQGTHLYLENGAKLKGSDDINDFPVVTTRMEGQTVKYFPALINADGLNGFTISGKGILDGNGLRFWKSFWKRREWNPKCTNMDEMRPRIIYVSNSKNVQIEGITVKNSPFWSTHYYKSEFVKLLNLTILAPKEPVKAPSTDAIDIDACTNFLVKNCYMSVNDDAIALKGGKGPKSDSAPENGENRNIIIEDNNFGFCHSALTCGSESIHNYNIIFRNSTVKDASRLLHLKMRPDTPQHYEYITLDNIRGNVKTFLYVKGWNQFFDLKGEAKPKAGLANNITLKNMDISCETAFSVEKSDLYALRDFTFENLKIKALKPEEQNLSAIQNLKQKNVKVTQVASLSQTYDKKDDSDIAAK comes from the coding sequence ATGAAATTTCGCAATATATCTCCTTTTGTACTCACCTTGTTTATTGTTCTCGGATCTTCTTCATTGAAAAGTCAGGATAAATTTCCGGACGGAACCGTTATTCCAAAATGGTTTAAAGAAAATAAACCTACAGACATCAATAAATTAGGAAAAAAATACATAATCACTGACTTCGGAATAAAAAACGACAGTACTGTCCTTCAGACTAAACAGCTTCAGGCGGTTATTGATAACGCTTCAAAAAATGGAGGCGGAGTCGTGGTTGTGCCGAAAGGAACTTTTTTAATCAGTTCAGTTTTCTTTAAACAGGGAACCCATTTATACTTGGAAAATGGAGCAAAATTAAAAGGAAGCGATGATATCAACGATTTTCCGGTAGTGACCACAAGAATGGAAGGTCAGACCGTAAAATATTTCCCTGCTTTGATTAATGCAGACGGGCTGAATGGTTTTACCATTTCAGGAAAAGGAATATTGGACGGAAACGGACTTCGTTTTTGGAAGTCATTCTGGAAAAGACGCGAATGGAATCCTAAATGTACCAATATGGATGAAATGAGACCGAGAATTATCTACGTTTCCAATTCAAAAAATGTACAGATTGAAGGCATTACGGTAAAAAATTCACCGTTCTGGAGTACGCATTATTATAAAAGCGAATTTGTAAAATTATTAAACTTAACCATTTTAGCGCCGAAAGAACCTGTAAAAGCGCCTAGCACAGATGCCATCGACATTGACGCCTGTACCAACTTCCTGGTGAAAAACTGCTATATGTCCGTAAATGACGATGCGATTGCTCTAAAAGGTGGAAAAGGTCCAAAATCAGATTCTGCGCCTGAAAATGGGGAGAACAGAAACATTATAATAGAAGATAATAACTTTGGATTCTGCCATTCTGCCTTAACTTGCGGAAGTGAATCAATTCATAATTATAACATCATTTTCAGAAATTCTACGGTGAAGGATGCCTCAAGGTTGCTGCATTTGAAAATGCGTCCTGACACGCCTCAGCATTACGAATATATCACACTGGATAATATTAGAGGCAATGTAAAAACCTTCTTATATGTGAAAGGCTGGAACCAGTTTTTTGATCTAAAAGGGGAAGCAAAACCGAAAGCGGGATTAGCGAATAATATTACCTTAAAAAATATGGATATCAGCTGTGAAACAGCATTTTCCGTAGAAAAATCCGATTTGTATGCATTGAGAGATTTTACTTTTGAAAATCTGAAAATCAAAGCATTGAAGCCTGAAGAACAGAACCTGAGTGCGATTCAGAATCTGAAGCAAAAGAATGTAAAAGTGACTCAGGTGGCTTCTTTAAGTCAGACCTACGATAAAAAAGACGACTCTGATATTGCTGCAAAATGA
- the ilvN gene encoding acetolactate synthase small subunit has translation MEKQEFTITLYTENSVGLIGRISGIFSRRKINIESLNTSPSEVEGIHRFTIVIHESEEVVRKLCRQLEKQIDILKAYFNTDDEIVWQEQALYKVPANVVTEKVYVERLLRQYGASTVVIRQDYIVFETAGHREEIDRLTEELNKYGLIEFVRGARIAIIKDSAGIHEKVLEFEKKEPSHEIVENEYLDQQDNVFTM, from the coding sequence ATGGAAAAACAGGAATTTACCATCACCTTATATACAGAAAATTCTGTGGGATTAATCGGCAGAATATCAGGGATCTTTTCACGGAGAAAGATCAATATAGAAAGTCTGAACACTTCACCTTCCGAGGTTGAAGGAATTCACCGCTTCACGATAGTCATTCACGAAAGTGAGGAAGTGGTAAGGAAGCTTTGTCGCCAGTTGGAAAAGCAGATCGATATTCTGAAAGCTTACTTCAATACTGATGACGAAATCGTGTGGCAGGAGCAGGCACTTTATAAAGTTCCCGCGAATGTAGTGACCGAAAAAGTATATGTGGAAAGACTCCTCCGTCAGTACGGAGCTTCTACAGTGGTGATCCGCCAGGATTACATCGTTTTTGAAACTGCGGGACATCGTGAAGAAATCGACCGACTGACTGAAGAACTCAACAAATACGGTCTCATCGAATTTGTAAGAGGAGCAAGGATCGCTATTATTAAAGACAGCGCAGGCATCCACGAAAAAGTTCTTGAATTTGAAAAAAAAGAACCCTCCCACGAAATCGTAGAAAACGAGTACCTCGATCAGCAGGACAACGTTTTCACGATGTAG